From one Candidatus Cetobacterium colombiensis genomic stretch:
- a CDS encoding cell division protein SepF, which yields MKITKFKNAFKDFTDSVGLTFDPEEESYEEEYQEEVETSPSPKFGLNNNIKEETVPPFSNSLPKAEIKTPINNTTQEDCQTIFVNPKSFAECRKIADYIKNDKVVTLNLENVNGKDAQRILDFLSGAINIKEAKWIPISRNVFTSVPKNINFLYDGKNDLKQNTFLDIDHE from the coding sequence ATGAAAATTACTAAGTTTAAAAATGCTTTTAAAGATTTTACTGATAGTGTTGGACTTACCTTTGATCCAGAGGAAGAATCTTACGAAGAAGAGTATCAAGAAGAAGTAGAGACATCTCCTTCTCCTAAGTTTGGATTAAATAACAATATTAAAGAGGAAACTGTTCCTCCTTTCAGCAACTCTTTACCTAAAGCTGAAATCAAAACACCTATAAACAACACTACTCAAGAGGATTGTCAAACAATTTTTGTCAATCCAAAGAGTTTTGCAGAGTGTAGAAAAATTGCAGATTATATAAAAAATGATAAAGTGGTTACACTAAATCTAGAAAATGTAAATGGAAAAGATGCACAAAGAATTCTTGACTTCTTAAGTGGTGCGATTAATATAAAAGAAGCTAAATGGATTCCTATTAGCAGAAATGTATTTACTTCTGTTCCAAAAAATATCAACTTCCTATATGATGGGAAAAACGATTTAAAACAAAATACTTTTTTAGATATTGACCACGAATAA
- a CDS encoding iron-containing alcohol dehydrogenase translates to MLNFNFYNPTHIAFGKDILDQLNSLVPLNAKVLITYGGGSVKKFGTLDKVIENLPGREIFEFGGIEPNPQYDTLMKAVAIAKKENVDFLLAVGGGSVMDGTKFIALASKYEGDCLDLLTPDFDLAPVDSAIPLGTVVTLPATGSEMNNGAVISHKNLKVPVFSMHTFPKFSILDPTLTFTLPKTQVANGIIDTFIHTVEQYVTYPVDARFQDRTAEGILKTLIEIGKTTLEEPTNYDARANLVWCATMALNGLIGAGVPQDWTTHMIGHEVTAMFGVDHGKTLAILQPAIWEVRKDKKREKLIQYAERVWNIEEVNNDLKIKQAIDKTRSFFEELGVKTHLSDYGITEEKIEDLVKALEINHRTSLSETEDLTLEISREILKKAL, encoded by the coding sequence ATGTTAAATTTTAATTTTTATAATCCCACTCATATTGCTTTTGGAAAAGATATATTAGATCAATTAAATAGTTTAGTGCCTTTAAACGCTAAAGTTCTTATCACATACGGAGGTGGATCTGTAAAAAAATTCGGAACTCTTGATAAAGTTATAGAAAATCTTCCTGGTAGGGAAATTTTTGAATTTGGAGGGATTGAACCTAATCCACAATATGATACATTAATGAAAGCTGTTGCAATTGCAAAAAAAGAAAATGTCGATTTTCTTCTTGCTGTTGGTGGTGGTTCTGTTATGGATGGAACTAAATTTATTGCTTTAGCCTCTAAATATGAAGGAGATTGTTTAGATTTATTAACTCCAGATTTTGATTTGGCTCCTGTTGACAGTGCTATTCCTTTAGGAACTGTCGTTACATTACCTGCAACTGGTTCTGAAATGAATAACGGAGCTGTTATTAGTCATAAAAATTTAAAAGTTCCTGTTTTTAGTATGCATACTTTTCCAAAGTTTTCTATACTTGATCCTACTTTAACATTTACATTACCTAAAACTCAAGTAGCAAATGGTATAATCGATACTTTTATTCATACCGTTGAACAGTATGTAACTTATCCTGTAGATGCTAGATTTCAAGATAGAACTGCAGAAGGAATCTTAAAAACTCTTATTGAAATAGGAAAAACTACATTAGAAGAGCCCACTAATTATGATGCTAGAGCAAATTTAGTTTGGTGTGCTACAATGGCATTAAATGGATTAATCGGTGCTGGAGTTCCACAAGATTGGACTACTCATATGATTGGACATGAAGTTACAGCTATGTTTGGAGTAGATCATGGTAAAACTCTTGCCATTTTACAACCTGCTATTTGGGAAGTTAGAAAAGATAAAAAAAGAGAAAAGTTAATCCAATATGCTGAACGTGTTTGGAATATTGAAGAAGTTAATAATGATTTAAAAATTAAACAAGCGATTGATAAAACTCGTTCTTTTTTTGAAGAACTTGGAGTTAAAACTCATCTTTCAGATTATGGAATTACAGAAGAAAAAATTGAAGATTTAGTAAAGGCTTTAGAAATAAACCATAGAACATCTTTATCAGAAACAGAAGATTTAACTTTAGAAATTAGTAGAGAAATTCTTAAAAAAGCATTATAA
- a CDS encoding 7-cyano-7-deazaguanine synthase, which yields MKALALFSGGLDSALAIKIVKDQGIEVIALNFVSHFFGGKNEKAENMAKQLGVQLEYVNFSSVHTEILKSPVHGRGKNMNPCIDCHALMFKTAGDLMEKFGASFIISGEVLGQRPMSQNYQALEKVKALSPGLENLIVRPLSAKLLPESEPEKLGWIDRSKLLDIQGRSRKTQMELMEKFGIVDYPTPGGGCLLTDPAYSKRLRILEEDGLLEDENSNLFHLLKIGRFFRFEKGKYLIVGREQDDNLKIDEFKTYGSLFIRGKEVPGPHMVGFGDLSQDEIEFSLNLFSRYSKVKGNSEITLLLNGNDKTIPAVDLEKLNEKIKQYQITM from the coding sequence ATGAAAGCATTAGCACTTTTTTCTGGAGGACTTGATAGTGCTCTAGCAATAAAAATAGTAAAAGATCAAGGAATTGAGGTTATAGCACTTAACTTTGTATCTCATTTCTTTGGTGGAAAAAATGAAAAAGCTGAAAATATGGCTAAACAACTTGGAGTTCAACTTGAATATGTTAATTTTAGTAGCGTTCACACTGAAATTTTAAAATCTCCAGTTCATGGACGTGGAAAAAATATGAATCCTTGTATCGATTGTCATGCATTAATGTTTAAAACAGCTGGAGATCTTATGGAAAAGTTTGGTGCTTCTTTCATTATTTCTGGAGAAGTTCTAGGTCAAAGACCTATGTCTCAAAACTATCAAGCACTTGAAAAAGTTAAAGCTCTTTCTCCTGGACTTGAAAACCTTATTGTTAGACCACTTTCCGCTAAACTTTTACCTGAAAGTGAGCCTGAAAAATTAGGTTGGATTGACAGAAGTAAATTATTAGATATACAAGGTAGAAGTAGAAAAACACAGATGGAGTTAATGGAAAAATTCGGAATTGTTGATTACCCTACTCCTGGTGGTGGATGTTTACTTACAGACCCTGCTTATTCTAAAAGATTAAGAATTTTAGAAGAAGATGGACTTTTAGAAGATGAAAATTCAAATCTTTTCCATTTATTAAAAATTGGTAGATTCTTTAGATTTGAAAAAGGAAAATATTTAATTGTTGGAAGAGAACAAGATGATAATCTAAAAATAGATGAGTTTAAAACTTATGGTTCTTTATTCATCAGAGGAAAAGAAGTTCCTGGTCCTCATATGGTTGGATTTGGAGATCTTTCTCAAGATGAAATTGAATTTTCTTTAAATCTTTTTTCTAGATACTCAAAAGTTAAAGGAAATAGCGAAATTACTTTATTATTAAATGGAAATGATAAAACAATTCCAGCTGTTGATCTTGAAAAATTAAACGAGAAAATTAAACAATATCAAATTACAATGTAA
- a CDS encoding YggS family pyridoxal phosphate-dependent enzyme has protein sequence MRISENINEILLDIKKHSPTPERVNLIAVTKYVDTEIIKEVLQGGAYILGENKVQVLTKKHEELWDFPIKHKWHFIGNLQKNKVKYIANFIDMIHSVNKLSLALEINKRAKENNRIIDVLIEINLFQEESKEGYNYQDFLTDIPTLLTLENIRIKGLMTMAPYTENEELIRNGFKELRKLKNELNTLYFNNSLTELSMGMSNDYKIALEEGATFIRVGSKIFE, from the coding sequence ATGAGAATTTCAGAAAATATTAATGAAATCTTATTAGATATAAAAAAACATTCGCCTACTCCTGAAAGAGTAAACCTTATCGCTGTTACTAAATATGTTGATACCGAAATAATAAAAGAGGTTCTCCAAGGCGGAGCTTATATTTTAGGAGAAAATAAAGTTCAAGTGTTAACAAAAAAGCATGAAGAACTTTGGGATTTTCCAATTAAACATAAATGGCATTTTATTGGAAATCTTCAAAAAAACAAAGTAAAATATATTGCAAATTTTATAGATATGATTCATTCAGTTAATAAACTTTCTTTAGCTTTAGAAATTAACAAAAGAGCAAAAGAAAATAATAGAATTATTGACGTTCTAATTGAAATAAATCTCTTTCAAGAGGAAAGTAAAGAAGGATATAATTATCAAGATTTTCTAACTGATATTCCCACTCTTTTAACTTTAGAAAATATTCGTATAAAAGGACTTATGACTATGGCTCCTTATACTGAAAATGAGGAGTTAATAAGAAATGGTTTTAAAGAACTTAGAAAATTGAAAAATGAATTAAATACTCTTTATTTTAATAACTCTTTAACTGAGCTATCTATGGGTATGAGTAATGATTACAAAATCGCTCTAGAAGAGGGAGCTACCTTCATAAGAGTAGGTAGTAAAATATTTGAATAA
- a CDS encoding PTS sugar transporter subunit IIA, which translates to MKLSSYLSKEKIISNLKGETFEELITNLLTELAKTNKQVKMEKEIMKKAILKRENEASTYIGHGVAIPHARLEYFDDIIIAMAFPEKKITMTSPTGEEEIVEFIVLIIADVLKNKNILKIMSGISRLCLKNRDILKEILTYKSSEKTLEILTKANIEINHTITAEDLLSTSIIPAKENNTLEDIAKRIIIDQVTGIPVVDSQNNFLGEITERELISFGMPKHTTILNDLSFLIIGEPFENYLVNEKITIIKDLYRTEGIITIDRDAPLMEISYIFMNKGVTRIYVTENNKYLGTIFRSDIIKKILHI; encoded by the coding sequence ATGAAATTGTCCAGTTATCTTTCAAAAGAAAAGATTATTAGTAATTTAAAAGGTGAAACTTTTGAAGAGCTTATTACAAATTTACTTACAGAACTTGCAAAAACAAATAAACAGGTTAAAATGGAAAAAGAAATTATGAAGAAAGCTATTTTAAAAAGAGAAAATGAAGCTTCTACATATATTGGTCATGGTGTTGCTATTCCTCATGCTAGATTAGAATATTTTGATGATATTATAATAGCTATGGCTTTTCCTGAAAAAAAAATTACTATGACATCTCCAACAGGTGAAGAAGAGATAGTAGAATTTATTGTTTTAATTATTGCAGATGTTTTAAAAAATAAAAATATTCTTAAAATTATGTCAGGTATATCTAGATTATGCTTAAAAAATAGAGATATTTTAAAAGAAATCTTAACTTATAAATCATCTGAAAAAACTTTAGAAATTTTAACCAAAGCAAATATTGAAATAAATCATACGATTACCGCCGAAGATTTATTAAGTACATCAATTATTCCAGCCAAAGAAAACAATACTTTAGAAGATATTGCTAAAAGAATTATTATTGATCAAGTTACAGGAATTCCTGTTGTTGATAGTCAAAATAATTTTTTAGGTGAAATTACAGAGCGAGAATTAATCTCATTTGGAATGCCTAAACATACTACAATTTTAAACGATTTAAGCTTTCTTATAATAGGAGAACCTTTTGAAAATTATTTAGTAAATGAAAAAATCACAATAATAAAAGATTTATATAGAACTGAAGGAATTATTACAATCGATAGAGATGCACCTCTTATGGAAATATCATATATTTTTATGAATAAAGGTGTTACAAGAATATATGTTACCGAAAACAATAAGTATCTAGGAACTATTTTTAGGTCTGATATTATTAAGAAAATTTTACACATATAA
- a CDS encoding MerR family transcriptional regulator, translated as MYTIKDVSEIVGLSSYTLRYYDKCGLMPYVARKKNGIRSFSQDDIFWIEIIKCLKKTGMTIEDIKTIVDLSLEGDHTKEERKQILLEHRKKILEQIEDLNNNLKKLDSKIAWYENNSISCK; from the coding sequence ATGTATACAATTAAAGATGTTTCAGAGATAGTTGGACTTTCTTCATATACACTGAGATATTATGACAAATGTGGATTAATGCCATATGTTGCTAGAAAGAAAAATGGTATCCGATCCTTTTCACAAGATGATATTTTTTGGATTGAAATTATAAAATGCTTAAAAAAAACTGGAATGACAATTGAAGATATTAAAACCATTGTTGATCTTAGTTTGGAAGGAGATCATACAAAAGAAGAAAGAAAACAAATACTTTTAGAACATCGAAAAAAAATATTAGAGCAAATTGAAGACTTAAATAATAATTTAAAAAAATTAGATTCAAAAATTGCTTGGTATGAAAATAACTCAATTTCTTGTAAATAA